Below is a genomic region from Brassica rapa cultivar Chiifu-401-42 unplaced genomic scaffold, CAAS_Brap_v3.01 Scaffold0941, whole genome shotgun sequence.
atgcttcgtccctagacgggagatgtgctgaagcaaactcagatagtccacctttttcccggtcctttatggtggatcaatctcgatcacctcgaccgtttccacaactggaccattggtttgggggcggtcgtagccacaggcgtagcttggccaaccgaggagttcactaatggcgtgaacagttgggccatagccgccacctgagtccccattaccttcatggcctctaacaagtcctctttggacagtgttgcggttacattggccgtaccatcggccactttctcacgctggccaccatcacggttagcgttcgaggattccacttcctcatcactctcctgatgttcctgaccatcccgttgcgtccccgtaaggttagcctgatcagttggcaacacatcttccgcgttagccgcggccggatcggtttgcaaaccggacagattagttccgtccacggccacttggctagactgaccggccattcccttacttcttcgggactttcccgatttgctttttccagcctaaggattcagacaatgttagtacaaaacaaCTAACAtacacagaacaaaacaatccctagactaagcaatcaaacctcaccgtgagacctaatcagctggctgcgtgtgtgtgtgtggactacataacccaactatcctagaatcaagcatgctctgataccaacttgtaagacccgttcctggtctctcgacccaactggatacgaatgcttacttattaatttctttgcttgtctgattcattctaagtcttttctttactaagtcatattcgaatatgaggttcataaacaaaggaatagattgcacagcggaataacaatgtataaactttgtattacttagaaacatgagattcaatacacaacttcttaacagtctcatagacaatcactagttcatccctagcatcatctaaccacacgttacacagcctctcactgaccgagccttcacggctccttggcttgaccagaaccatccttagttcctgaaaccacaaccagataagcattaatcataaccgagaatagaacggattgattctacaatgcttggcttggttcctagaacttagataaacctcagtcaacacaatcataaacagtatgaacctacctaccgtatcctaagtcattcaaccaaccaccccttgacttagaatcagatagatagtccagaatagataaacagaacacacgaacagatccggatcgtccccaaagaccaatccgtctaaccggatagaatctaggtgcgaccggccaatgaagtccggctcaatggcccaacggacttccttacctgatccggccttaggcctggatccaatcggccgagtaagcctcaagcctaatccggaaggcttagcaaccggtcagaccttgcgactctaccttggcttagacaaaccgtgaccttgtcttgactagacaagccataggctgatccataaggatcggtcctaacctgtcccgaaagacaccgtttggaacatgtaccctttggccattcgtgcctcttggacactcatgactcttgacaactcgtgcctttgggtcattcccaaccgttcgtcctaaccgcccagtcttggtgcgatcggatcatcccactaaccgacccgtgtctaggctagcggtttggttatgttcggccaaagcctaggacgtgtcccttggactcaaccaacacaacctttcgtgtttaaccagagagaagagaagagaaacgaattgaaacagataaggagagccggatgggacttaggaaccgagcagagccgcggtgcggtcgcatggaccgtccgttcggtctgatggagccacggcccatcacataccttgtgaaccacgtctgggttctccatgctcttctccttgtcttgatctcccattcttgaccggagttagttctcaaacgatcagagtcgccggaacacaacaccaccacaatcggcctttctcttggccggaactctctctttctctctttctttctctctacgtttttctctgagtattttactctggaattggataatgaaatcgaccagagagcccccatatttatagaaaacgagggggtaagtcttgccccacgaacaggcatgacttgctagcgaatgggcaccatcggccaagggttgtcccctttcggccacttgcatcccttcgccctttctgattgggtttggggtcggtcacaagcccaacccacgccccaagcctcctggacttagccacGGCCTtgccaaggacccaacagccatggcctcatggccggccctcacagcccgccactgacccggacccggaccatcggcctaaagcccggacagtccgtctagctgagatgagctgactctcagctgcctcagctgagtgagctagtagtccagctagtggagctgacttagtagggactgagctggagtgaactgaacctagcttcattgagctggccgagctactcgttcacttcgtccagttaccgtcttactcgtcctagctgtctcttagcttgtataaggttaagtctaagtttccttatgtccttaaccttctttctcgaccattgaacgcttgccttgatgtcctatgactggcttgcacgtttcctcgaaccatggccgtcccgacaattcaattcaggattgggggcgtgacaagtctccccccccttgggatggactCGTCCTCGAATCTGAatcaaatgcttcctcggaaacaaactgacccaaccactctgggtactctgcttttattctagcttcggtttcccaagtgattatatcctgaccattaccgtcccagacgaccttgaccatctggaccgtcttcttccttgttactttttccatcctatctatgattcaactggcctcgtttccaaggttaggttcttaccaagatcgtctggaatggcaggaagagcgatgtgttggtccgtcaaacatttccgaagttgggagacgtggaacacattatgaaatgcgtccatcttggccggcaagtccaacttgaaggccaccatcccaacccTTTCAATGaacttgaacggccccaagtgtctcggatctaacttccgtcttccggaAATCTGGAcccgtcctttgaaggtaatcattttgagatacaccaagtcacctacttggaactcgagatctttccttcttcgatctgcatagttcttttggcggtcttgtgcctgtctcatcttgtccctcaagaacttgatcttttcggttatctcttcgacaatctccagaccaatcatgctgcgttccccaacttgggtccagcataaggctgtcctgcatggacgcccatacagagcttcgtatggcgacatgccaatactactatggaagctattgttgtaagcaaattctaccagaggtagatgtttctcccaggaatcaccccagtctagaacacatgctcgcaacatatcttgcaatgtctggatcgtacgttcagactgtccatccgtcagtgggtgataggctgtactcatgttcactcttgttcctaaagccttttggaaagccttccagaagtaagatgtgatccttgaatccctatctgaaactatgcttgccggcacaccatgtagtcggacgatctcatcaatgtactaacgtacaatctgatctaccccatccgactttttgatagccaggaagtgtgctgattaggttaggcgatcaaccacaaaccaaaccgcatctttcttattcctcgtggtagggaacccagtcacaaagtccatcgtgatgtgatcccatttccattccggaataggcaagctttgcaataacccactaggcacttgatgttctgctttgatgagttggcaagtggaacacttggccacccattccgcgacatctgccttcatacggatccaatgatagaacttcttaaggttctggtacatcttggtcgcaccaggatgaaccgagaatctggacttatgagcctccctcataatctcttcctttagacttctatcattaggaacactgatccgacagtttactaggatggtacaatcctttgcagtttggtactccgtcctatcattctgagcaaccttgtttaggttctcgtcctaaccttgagccaaccaaattcgggtaagcaggttgGCCTGATttaccgcctctaatccgagttgttcagactctttggtcgatgcgttcaaccgtagggcacgaaccgtaccgtccaggtcgtccgcttctcgttcggctcaaggcatctgcgaccagattagcctttcccggatgataggtgatatccagatcgtaatcagctacaaactccatccaccttctcttccttaagtttaactcaggctgggtgaatatatacttaagactcttacggtccgtaagtatctgaaccttggcaccatacaagtatgatcgccaaatctttaaggcgaacactaccgcagccatttcaaggtcatgggtggggtagtttccctcatgttttctcaactgccttgacgcataggcgatgaccttcccatgctgggttaatacgcaacctagtcctgttatggacgcgtccgtataaaccacatagggttggtcggcctctggaagactcagaatgggtgcgctagtcagcatgtccttaagcgcggaaaaacatttcccacactcctcagaccatgtgaacttaacgtccttcccggtcaaccgtgtcataggctgagccaagcttgcgaatcctttcacaaactttctataataacctgccagccctaggaagcttctgacctctgtggcactgcgtggtcgaggccaatccttgattgccctgatcttctctggatccaccgagacgccctcaccggacacaatgtggccgagaaacccaatgctcttctgccaaacaCTGCATTTACTaagttttgcatagagcttatgttcccgtaatcgttccagcacggctctcaggtgtttcggatgagattcctcatccttggagtaaatcaggatatcatcattgaagatgatcactgattcgtccaggaagtcttagaacacgctgttcatcattttcatgaatgcagcaggcgcattggtcagaccaaatggcataaccacaaactcgtagtggccgtacctggtccggaatgctgtctttctaatatcatttggctctatagggatctgatgataccctgaggccaaaacaatcttagaaaaccacttggctcctttgaattgatccaacaactcatctattctgggcaacgggtacttgttcttcacagtaaccgtgttcaaccctcgatagtcaatacacagacgcatgctaccatccttctttttcacaaggaggactggtgcaccccaaggagagctacttggacctatgaaccccttctccagcaattcttctaattgcttctttagctcggccatctcggccggagccattctgtacggactcttggacagcggagctgtccctggttctagttcaatcgtaaatggatccgacctatcaggggggacatcctgtagtgaacggaacacatctgggaactcggacaccaacgggtcctcagttagatatttctgatcatcagacctgccgtgctccatagtggtaattgtggtcaaatatgcttcacaaccacGTCTTGAGGCAatccacaagcccaacccacgccccaagccacCTGGACTTACctcacggccttgcccaaggacccaacagctcaTGGGCTCATGGCCggccctcacagcccgccagtgacccagacccggaccatcggcctaaagcccggacagtccgtctagctgagatgagctgactctcagctgcctcagctgagtgagctagtagtccagctagtggagctgacttagtagggaccgagctggagtgaactgaacatatcttcattgagctggccgagctactcgttcacttcgtccagttaccgtcttactcgtcctagctgtctcttagcttgtataaggttaagtctaagtttccttatgtccttaaccttctttctcgaccatggaacgcttgccttgatgtcctatgactggcttgcatgtttcctcgaaccatggccgtcccgacaatcctattcaggattgggggcgtgacacatTCCTTGACTGGCtggacataaccaaaccgctaacctagatgctggtcggttagacggtcggttcgaatcgcaccatagactgggcggttggacTAAACGGTTgggcatgtcccaagaggcacgagtggccaaagttCACGAGTTACCaacggttgtgagttgccaaagggtataagtaaccaagggttatgAACGCCAAgtggtacgaggaccaagaggtaccaaaggccgaaggggtgcatgtaccaagcggtgcctgttgaggcaggtcgtgtccgttccttagggatcagaccatatCTTGTCTGttgagacaagtacacggtccGTCCAGGCCAGGGTAAGCGTCGCAAGGTCCGAGCGGCCATTGGCCTgaccggattgggcgtgaggcttactcggctgttggatccaggcccaaggccggatcaggtaaggaagtccattgggccattgagccggacttcatctaggccgttctcacctagattctatccggatggacggattggtcttcgggacgatccggactgttcgtgtgttctgtttatctattctgggctgtctatctgattctaagtcaaggggtggttggttgaatgacttaggaatCGGTAGGCAGGTGcgtatctttttataagtatattgtctgaggtttatcaatgttctaggaaccaaggcaagcattgtaggatcgaccagtcctattctcggttatgattaatgcttacctggttgtggtttcaggaactaaggatggttctggtcaagccaaggagccgtgaaggctcggtcagtgtgaggctgtgtaacgtgtggttagatgatgctagggacaaactagtgattgtctatgaaactgttaagaagttatgtattggatctcatgtttctaagtaatacaaagtttacacattgttattccgctgtgctatctgttcaattgatttagaacctcagattcgaacatgacttagtaaatgaatgacttaaaaatgaatcaaacaagcaaagaaattgattaggTAGCAAACAGGTTCAGTcttgtcgagaggccggatttgAACGTTACAGTTGAGCCCtaggagtatatatatatatatatatatatatatatatatatatatatatatatatatatatatatatatatatatatggttgatTGATATGACACTCATAAAGagtgttttgatttattatggTTTAATGGTTTATTGCTTATTCGGTCATGCTTTATGATCATGATTATTGATTGTTGAACTACCCGTCTTGCTTGTGTTTGGGGTTGGGTTTAGAATAACGGGTAGTTGTATATGCTAGATAGGGAACCCTGGCTCACTGAGTGAAACTAGTTCACTCACTCCTCACATCCTTTTGCAGGTGACCAGTAGAAAGGACCATAGCACTCGCGGAACTGTAGGAGCTGGTGTAGATTGGACATCTTTTGCTAAAGACTCGTTTTCAAGATATAAAAATGTATGTTTTACTTTCGATTGCGTCCATGGAccatatgtatagtatttttGGATTGTGAACttcatgttttatatatatggaataaagtatgttttatattcttgACGTGTTGAATCTGATATTAGGTTAGTCCAACTTATATCAACTCTATGATTTGGTACGGGTTGCCAAGCCTTTGGCCGAAGATTAGAGGAAACGAGTTTTGAATGGATATTCTGGGTTACAGAATTATGGTTGTGACTTGGAAAGTTTATTCTGGGTTACAGAATTATGTTTGTGACTTGGAAAGTTTATTCTCAACCCGTCGTAACACTTTCAGACTTGGCAGAGGAAGGTCATTCgggcatgttcttgtttgattgttgccaGGCTGACTGACCGATGTCTAAAACGGTTTGGGGGTGTTAcggaggtggtatcagagcatggtttagATCATGCGGTCAATCACGCATTTTTCGTGTTTTATCAAGTCAAATGTGTCGCAAAAGATGTATTAGGAAACCAGGAGAGTTCCGCTCTAATTAGTATTCTAAATAAGAATTCCCTGTTTGTGGATTGCAGATGGCAAGGAGGGGAAGGAGTGATGGGGGACAAGATTGGATGCTGGGTATAGATAGAGTCTCAAGAAGAAGAGGATTGGGATATGAATCCGAGGGAAGGGTGCAACACTGGCGCACACCAACCAAGGATCCAGTGAAGAAAACGTAAGAAGAAACAACAATCTGTTTGGACACGACCAAGAGATACCACAAGAAGAAAACTTTCCACCAAACCGTACTCTAAGGAGAAGACCAGAAACAGATGATAGCGAGTCGAGTGTCCAAGGACCAAGACCAATAAGGCGGAACAATCCGATTGAAcaagaagttcatgatcaaCCACAACAAGGAGTAGGAATGGAGCACACTCTGAAGATGCTTCATGACATGCTAGCGAGGTCATTACAACAACCTCAGGTGCAACCTCAGCCACTCGTGCCACCACAACCTTCAGTTAGTACACCGATGTTACCATTGATAACTGCCATGAAGAATATAAAGACACCACATTTTGAAGGAGGGACAGATCCATTTGAAGCCGACCAGTGGCTTTGAACTATGGAGAAAAACTTTGAGACCCTGACGTGTTCCGAAGAGTCTAAGAAGAAGATGGCAGTATATTACTTAGACAAAGACGCAGCAGAATGGTGGGAGAGTAGGGATCGCCAAGTGGGACATCTGGTCATCACTTGGTCGGCATTCAAACAAGAATTTGAACGCAAGTACTTCACCCTGGAGTCTAAGCGAAGGCTTCAACGTCAGTTTTCTAACCTAGTACAAGGAGACAAGACAGTTAGAGAATATGAATCTGAGTTCATGCGACTGCGACGACACTTGCTGCGAGGACAAGATGATGAAGACACCATGATATCTAACTTTATGTTTGGTCTAAAACAGAGTTAGAAAATAGACTGGTAGTCGGGAAATACGAGAGTCTCGCCGAGCTAGAGGAAAAGGCCGTGAATGTGGAGATCGGATTGGAAGCTGAGAAGGCGGCAAGTAGGAAATCCAAGCAGCATCAAGAAGGAAAGTATGATGGAAACCAAAAATCATTTAAGGGTAAAGATAAGGAAAAGGAATCGGGAGGGCCAAGTCGACGATCTTTGTTCACAGGAAAATGCTTTAACTGTGGCAAGATAGGCCATAAGTCAAGTGAATGCTACAGGAAGAAACCTGGATCCTTTCAGTCAAACTCCTACAATCCTACATGCTACACGTGTGGAAAGAAAGGACATATCTCTACCCAGTGAAGCGTCAATCGTCCTATCCCAGCTACGCCAATCGCTGTTCATCCTCCTCCAGCTCCACCTGCAATCGCACCAGTGCCCAAAAGGCAAGCTATAGGAGGTAGAGTTTAGGCTTTAGAACTAGAGGATACTAAACCTCCAGGCCCATCTAAGGGTCCCATCACAGGTATTTGGGTTCTTTAACCTTACTAGTTTGACTTTGTGTTGTGTGATTGCTTGTGATGGATTGGTTAATTTCTATTGGATAATTATTATGTTGTTGATATATGTTGATCTTGTGGCAGGAACTTTACATGTTGCGGGGCGTCCCACACATGTATTGTTTGACTCCggggcaacacatagttttgtgaccccTGAGGCAGCTGCCGAGTTTTTGGGTTCATTTGTGATTGACAGGATGGATGTGGCTGTGAAGACTCCCGGAGACCAAACCCTCCAAGCAAAAGAATGCCTCAGAAGAGTTCCGTTAGTCCTTTGCGAGAAGATGTTCTTGGCAGATTTGTTGGTGGTGCCCTTGAAAGGATGTGAAGTTATCTTGGGCATGGATTGGTTATCAGGCTACCGGGCACAATTAGATTGTGGAAAAGGTCGTATTTTGTTCAAGGAGAACGGGCAACGACAAATAGTGTTTTATGGGATCAGTCCAAGCAAGTCTGTGTCTTTAGTAGCTGCCTTGAGAGTGGAAGATTTGCAAGGATGGAGAAGCGTATCTGGTAACAGTAACTGCTAGTGAAGGACCCACTAGCAATGGAGTTGAAATTACGAATATTGCGGTAGTAGAAGAGTTCGAGGATGTGTTTACACCTTTGAAAGAGTTACCTCCACCTCAAAGTAACCCTTTCACAATTAATTTGGTACCTGAAGCGAAGCCGATAGCAAAGGCTCCCTACCGCATGGCACCTGCGGAGTTAGCAGAGTTGAAGACACAGCTTGAAGATTTAATGGAGAAAGGTTTCATAAGACCTAGCTCTTCACCATGGGGAGCTCCGATCTTATTTGTCaagaagaaggatggtagcatgcgacTTTGCATTGATTATCGAGGAATCAACAATATCACCATCAAAGATAAGTATCCTCTTCCGAGGATAGACGGGTTGTTGGATCAGCTAAGGGGAGCAAGTTGGT
It encodes:
- the LOC103849845 gene encoding uncharacterized protein LOC103849845 produces the protein MEKNFETLTCSEESKKKMAVYYLDKDAAEWWESRDRQVGHLVITWSAFKQEFERKYFTLESKRRLQQLENRLVVGKYESLAELEEKAVNVEIGLEAEKAASRKSKQHQEGKYDGNQKSFKGKDKEKESGGPSRRSLFTGKCFNCGKIGHKSTTPIAVHPPPAPPAIAPVPKRQAIGGTLHVAGRPTHVLFDSGATHSFVTPEAAAEFLGSFVIDRMDVAVKTPGDQTLQAKECLRRVPLVLCEKMFLADLLVVPLKGCEVILGMDWLSGYRAQLDCGKGRILFKENGQRQIVFYGISPSKSVSLVAALRVEDLQGWRSVSGNSNC